From one Gossypium hirsutum isolate 1008001.06 chromosome D08, Gossypium_hirsutum_v2.1, whole genome shotgun sequence genomic stretch:
- the LOC121220172 gene encoding YTH domain-containing protein ECT4, with the protein MAPTVAPPADQTAELLQKLTIDSQAKPFDIPEPTKKPSVYQYGSVDSGNTGNTQIPTFDRSTTPLLQDFMDPNMCYIPSGYPSAYYYGGFDGTGNEWDEYSQYLNPDGADMTSGVYGDNGSLMYHHGYSYAPYGPYSPAASPVPTLGNDGQLYGPQHYQYPPFFQPMTLTSGPFTPNPAAPSHGELLTSAAADQKPLPVETPNSNSNGVANGGSVKGNNGPGAIKPSYPSSFNTNNSYGRGPPPGSVPTSGYQDPRYSFDGFRSPIPWLDGSMFSDGQHRPVSSPAMNSLVSKANGFPSSRNQNFRSNSNYMGLHHPGTMSGMGTAHGYVNRMYPNKPYGQYGTTFRSGMGFGSNGYDLRTNERGWLADNKYRPRGRGNGYFGSGNDIMDGFNELNRGPRAKGPKNQKGATPITASTKGQNIPSDGTKHEEKAYVVPDREQYNLEEFLVDYDDAKFFVIKSYSEDDVHKSIKYNVWASTPNGNKKLDAAYQEAQQKSGHCPIFLFFSVNTSGQFVGIAEMVGAVDFQKNVEFWQQDKWTGCFPVRWLIIKDVPNNSLKHITLENNENKPVTNSRDTQEIKLDQGLKLLKIFKEHSSKTCILDDFEFYEIRQKAIQEKKAKHQLQKQVWEEKPGDEKKDITTTNGDLIKEANPIPHSNGLLSEDGSGYPKQ; encoded by the exons atggCGCCTACAGTTGCTCCTCCTGCAGATC AAACAGCAGAGCTGTTGCAGAAATTGACTATAGATTCACAGGCAAAGCCCTTCGATATTCCTGAGCCTACTAAGAAG CCTTCTGTTTATCAGTATGGTTCTGTTGATTCAGGCAACACTGGGAATACCCAAATTCCGACGTTTGACAGATCCACAACACCTTTGCTACAGGATTTTATGGATCCGAATATGTGCTATATTCCTAGTGGTTATCCATCTGCGTATTACTATGGAG GCTTTGATGGCACCGGTAATGAGTGGGATGAATATTCACAATATTTAAATCCAGATGGAGCTGACATGACTTCA GGGGTTTACGGGGACAATGGATCTCTTATGTATCATCATGGTTACAGCTATGCACCATATGGACCGTATTCACCTGCAGCTTCCCCAGTTCCGACTCTGGGGAATGATGGTCAATTGTATGGTCCACAACACTACCAGTATCCTCCCTTCTTCCAGCCGATGACTCTAACCAGTGGTCCGTTCACGCCAAACCCTGCTGCTCCATCCCATGGTGAGCTTTTGACCTCTGCTGCTGCTGATCAGAAGCCGTTACCTGTTGAAACACCGAACTCAAATTCCAATGGAGTTGCCAATGGTGGCAGTGTGAAGGGGAATAATGGTCCAGGCGCAATAAAACCATCATACCCCAGCTCATTTAATACCAATAATTCTTATGGAAGGGGACCTCCACCTGGAAGTGTCCCAACCTCCGGATATCAGGATCCAAGATACAGTTTTGATGGGTTTCGATCTCCTATCCCATGGCTTGATGGCTCTATGTTTTCAGATGGGCAGCACAGGCCCGTCTCAAGCCCTGCaatgaactctttggtttcaaaAGCAAATGGTTTTCCATCTTCAAGGAATCAAAACTTCAGATCGAATTCTAATTACATG GGACTGCACCACCCTGGGACAATGTCCGGCATGGGCACAGCTCATGGTTATGTCAATAGAATGTACCCAAACAAACCATATGGCCAGTATGGGACCACATTCAGATCTGGAATGGGCTTTGGATCTAATGGTTATGATTTGCGAACAAATGAAAGGGGTTGGTTGGCAGACAACAAGTACAGACCAAGGGGACGGGGCAATGGTTATTTTGGTTCAGGCAATGATATCATGGACGGTTTTAATGAATTGAACAGGGGACCTAGGGCTAAGGGGCCTAAGAACCAAAAGGGTGCAACACCTATCACAGCATCTACTAAGGGGCAAAATATTCCCTCAGATGGAACCAAGCATGAGGAAAAGGCATATGTTGTTCCAGACCGTGAACAGTATAACCTAGAAGAATTCCTTGTGGATTATGACGATGCCAAGTTCTTTGTTATTAAATCATACAGCGAGGATGATGTTCATAAAAGCATCAAGTACAATGTTTGGGCGAGCACACCAAATGGTAACAAAAAGCTTGATGCAGCTTACCAGGAAGCTCAGCAGAAATCTGGTCACTGCCctatatttcttttcttctcg GTCAATACAAGTGGGCAATTTGTCGGCATTGCCGAGATGGTAGGGGCGGTTGATTTTCAAAAGAATGTGGAGTTCTGGCAACAAGACAAATGGACTGGCTGTTTCCCAGTAAGATGGCTCATTATTAAGGATGTACCTAATAATTCCTTGAAGCACATTACCCTAGAGAACAATGAGAATAAGCCCGTCACAAATAGCAGGGATACGCAAGAG ATCAAGCTTGATCAAGGGCTTAAGTTGCTCAAAATCTTCAAGGAGCATTCCAGCAAAACTTGCATTTTAGACGATTTCGAATTTTACGAGATTCGCCAGAAAGCAATTCAGGAGAAAAAGGCTAAACATCAGTTGCAAAAGCAG GTATGGGAAGAAAAGCCTGGAGATGAAAAGAAAGATATAACAACAACAAATGGTGATTTGATCAAAGAAGCCAATCCAATTCCTCACTCGAACGGCCTTCTTTCAGAAGATGGTTCAGGATACCCAAAACAGTGA
- the LOC121220173 gene encoding lysine--tRNA ligase, chloroplastic/mitochondrial: protein MEGLKVWRLSSSIARPSNLRQLFGLGTSSGLVRCLDNGAAAANATNTRFPSRNRRASTSTSTSTNTSDREAVRAIRLKKVEQLRSKGTEPYGYKWDRSHSAKELQEIYKDLNNGEELDSESHHVSIAGRIVARRAFGKLAFLTLRDDSGTIQLYCEKERLLNDQFEQLKTLVDIGDILGASGSIKRTEKGELSVKVDSFSILTKSLLPLPDKFHGLTDIDKRYRQRYVDMIANPEVADIFRKRAKIMREIRKTVESRGFVEVETPVLQGAAGGAEARPFVTYHNSLGRDLYLRIATELHLKRMLVGGFEKVYEIGRIFRNEGISTRHNPEFTTIEMYEAYSDYQSMMDMAEEIVTQCALEVNGKLTIDYQGTEIQLQRPWRRETMHNLVKEVTGVDFTELEDDLKVAKDVVLKAVGLGLDSKDKSSIEACPSLGHLLNEVFEIFVEPKLLQPTFVLDYPIEISPLAKPHRRHAGLTERFELFICGRELANAFSELTDPLDQRARLEEQVRQHNKKRAEAVSVTDGTGEKKNIDEDSMYEVTLDDDFLTALEYGMPPASGMGLGIDRLVMLLTDSASIRDVIAFPVLKISQ, encoded by the exons ATGGAGGGCTTGAAGGTATGGAGGTTATCTTCATCCATTGCAAGGCCTTCGAATTTGAGGCAACTATTTGGATTAGGTACTTCCTCTGGCCTAGTCCGCTGCTTAGACAATGGCGCCGCCGCCGCCAACGCCACCAACACAAGGTTTCCCTCTCGCAACCGCCGCGCTTCCACCTCCACATCCACTTCCACTAACACTTCGGACCGTGAAGCCGTCCGTGCGATCCGCCTGAAAAAAGTAGAGCAATTGCGGAGCAAAGGGACGGAGCCGTACGGTTATAAGTGGGATAGGAGTCACAGTGCTAAGGAGCTTCAAGAAATATACAAGGATCTAAACAATGGAGAAGAGTTGGATAGTGAGAGCCACCATGTTTCTATTGCAGGCCGAATTGTGGCTCGTAGAGCCTTTGGGAAGCTTGCTTTTCTCACTTTAAGAGATGATTCCGGCACTATtcag CTATACTGTGAGAAAGAAAGGCTTTTGAATGATCAATTTGAGCAGTTAAAGACACTTGTTGATATTGGTGATATATTGGGTGCTTCTGGCTCTATCAAGCGGACTGAGAAAG GGGAGCTTTCTGTTAAGGTGGATTCTTTTTCAATCCTTACTAAATCACTACTTCCACTGCCGGACAAGTTTCATGGTTTAACCGACATTGATAAGCGATACCGTCAAAG GTATGTTGACATGATTGCAAATCCTGAAGTAGCTGACATATTCCGGAAACGAGCAAAG ATCATGAGGGAGATACGAAAGACAGTAGAATCTCGAGGTTTTGTTGAAGTTGAAACTCCAGTTCTGCAG GGAGCAGCTGGTGGGGCTGAAGCAAGACCATTTGTGACATACCATAACTCCCTTGGAAGGGATCTTTATCTAAGAATTGCAACTGAACTTCACTTGAAGAGAATGCTG GTTGGGGGATTTGAAAAAGTATATGAGATTGGTCGGATATTCAGAAACGAAGGCATTTCTACTCGTCATAATCCTGAATTTACTACCATTGAg ATGTATGAAGCATATTCAGACTATCAGAGTATGATGGACATGGCCGAGGAAATTGTGACCCAATGTGCTCTTGAAGTTAATGGAAAGCTCACCATTGATTACCAG GGGACTGAGATACAGTTGCAGCGGCCATGGCGGAGGGAAACCATGCACAATCTTGTTAAAGAAGTCACTGGGGTTGATTTCACTGAATTGGAAGATGATCTTAAAGTTGCTAAAGATGTTGTTCTGAAGGCAGTTGGGCTTGGTCTCGATAGTAAGGACAAGTCTTCCATTGAAGCTTGCCCTTCACTTGGCCACCTCCTTAATGAG gtttttgaaatttttgttgaaCCGAAGCTCCTGCAACCTACATTTGTTTTGGACTATCCCATTGAAATATCTCCTCTTGCCAAACCTCACCGGAG GCATGCAGGTTTGACTGAGAGATTTGAACTCTTCATATGTGGTCGTGAACTGGCCAATGCATTCTCGGAGTTGACTGATCCTTTGGACCAG AGAGCTCGCCTGGAAGAGCAAGTAAGACAACATAACAAGAAGAGAGCAGAAGCTGTTTCAGTCACGGATGGCACAGGAGAGAAAAAGAATATAGATGAGGACTCCATGTATGAAGTGACTCTTGATGATGATTTTCTTACTGCTTTGGAATATGGAATGCCTCCGGCTTCAGGAATG GGACTTGGAATCGACAGGTTGGTGATGCTCTTGACGGATTCCGCCAGCATCCGAGACGTCATTGCTTTTCCCGTTTTAAAGATTTCACAGTAA